From the Macaca nemestrina isolate mMacNem1 chromosome 2, mMacNem.hap1, whole genome shotgun sequence genome, the window GGGGGACAGCCTCTGCGCCTGCCGTTCCCAGCGCCAGCTCtcagcccacagagggctcttTGTTCTGGCTGCCAGCAGTGCCCGCCGGGCAGCTGGGAACAGGGCCCACAGCCCTCACCCTCTCCTGAGGCCTCCAGCCGTCGGGCAGTGCCATTCTAAATCGGACAGGAGGCCCCTGGACACAGGGTCAGTGCAGGAAACCATCTCCCAGTACTGATGTCAAGGAGGGGAAGTCTATCCCGGGTACATACCCAGAGTGAAGTCTGGGGACCTGGGACTGAGCATCTGGGGATGCTGGTGCCACTGGGCTCTGAACTTGGGTCATCCAGATGATCCTTacttcacagatggggaaaccgagaCCCCAAAGGCTTGCCTGGATGGGTGTGCGTGTAAGAAATGCATTATGTGCTGGCTAGGGTGTCCCATCAGAACATGCTGGGAACTCAGGTGTCCGAGCTGGATCCCCCCAACGGCAGATCCCAGGGAGGCAGCAGGCAGAGCTGCATGTGCGGGTATGTCCCGAGTGGCCATCTGGGAGGTGTGCTATGGCTGCAGGCCTCGGGTAGGAGGCTGGGCCATAGGCCCAAGTAATGGGGCTAACCAGAGGGACCGGCTGCTCTGCAGACATCTGACTGTTGGTGTGAGACCGGTGCTCCTGGTGGTGTGCCCTGAGCCATGGAGGTGCCTTTGCAGACAGAGATGGTGGAGCTGGTGCCCAATGGCAAACACTCAGAGGGGCTGCTCCCAGTCATCACCCCTATGGCAGGCAACCAGAGGTGAGTACAAGAGGGACCCAGTGCTGGCTCaagacagggcagggcaggggtacAGAGCAAAGGGCTGGAGCTGAGCCACCCACCCTGACCTGTGCCTACAGGGTCGAGGACCCCACAAGGAGCTGTATTGAGGGCAAGAGCTTCCTACAGAAAAGTCCCAGCAAGGAGCCACACTTCACCGACGTGAGCGGGGCAGCAACGGGTTGTTGGGGGACACTGTGGGGAACTTGGATGCAGTAATAAGGTGGTCTCTGGCAgcagtgggaggctgagggacagTCAGGGGGCATGCCGTGATGCCCCTGTCCCTTGCTgactcctcccacccttccccatcCCATTCTGGTGCCTGCAGTTCGAGGGGAAGACATCATTTGGGATGTCAGTGTTCAACCTCAGCAATGCCATCATGGGCAGCGGCATCCTCGGACTCGCCTATGCCATGGCCAATACGGGCATTATCCTTTTCCTGTGAGTGACCTCAGAGAACCTTCTAAAGATAGGGGCCCTAAACAAGTCACCAATCATGACCTCCCAGGACCTGCCAGTTCCCTGTCCTagcacccaggctgcagtgggtgGGCACTTCTTACACTAACAAACCATGCCTGAAAAAAACATCCACAGCCAAACAAATATACCTCACTGCCCAGTAAACTGACTGAGGTCACAACACAGGCCAGTCTTACAGGCCAGAGACTGTCCTTCTGCCACTTTACACATGATGGCCAAGCCCCATGGCCAGGCTTTGTGTGGGCACACGTGTCCTTTGCCTGGGGGCTCTGCCCTGAAGCCAGAATGGAACACATGTTTGTTTCAAGGACTCGAGAGGAGGAGGTGCTCAGAGGGCAGTCATAGGGACACTCTTGACTCAGAGGGCCCCTTCTGGTGTGTGTCCCACCCTGGATCAAACGGGGTGGTGTTCATCACCCCTGGGACCTGCTGAGCTTGCATCCATACCTGTTGGAAGTCCAGACACCCAGGTCACAGACCCTTCACCCCCAGGCCTCTCAGAGCCCCTCACCCTCTGCCAGCTAGGGTAGCCCCCAGTGGCCTTTTTCTTCCATCTTCCCATGTGTCCCCAGGTTCCTGTTGACGGCTGTCGCCTTGCTCTCCAGCTACTCCATCCACCTGCTACTCAAGTCCTCAGGGGTCGTGGGTGAGCTTCACACCAGCCTGGAATGGGCGGGAGCTGGTGGGTAAACTGGGGCCAGTTCCTGACTTCTTGACCCTGCTGCCGCAGGCATCCGTGCCTATGAGCAGCTGGGCTACCGTGCCTTTGGGACCCCAGGAAAGCTGGCAGCAGCCCTGGCCATCACGCTCCAGAACATCGGAGGTGAGAGCAGTGGGCAGGGGCAGGCAGTAGGCAAGCAGACGGCCCCGAAAGCTGGCCGGTTGGGCTGACCCCAGCGCCTGCTCACCCCTCTCCCCACAGCCATGTCCAGCTACCTGTACATCATCAAGTCTGAGCTGCCACTTGTCATACAGACCTTCCTGAACCTGGAGGAGAAAACCTCGTGAGCcctggagtggggaggggaggagaggggtgCTGTACAATGAGGAGGGGTGGAGTAGGGGgctgggtgagggtgggggtgccAGGCTGGGCTAGTGGGAGAGACAAGACAAAGCAGACAAGAAGCTggtggaggtgggagagttgCCAGCAGAGCCAGCATTCAGTTCACACTCACTTGGGAAGCACCTAGGGGACCCCCCTCCAGAAGGGGCATGTGGGGCTAGGGGCAGGGTGCAGCTGAGAAAGCTGGGCCCCTCCTCACCCCGAACCCAGCCTGTGAGCATGGGAGGCTCAAGCTTAGCTCTAAGCACCTGCTATTCCTGACCATGGGGTTGCCCCCCCACCAAGAGATTAAGCCCAGGTGTCCCAGTTGCCTATCACTTTAGCCAGCATTGACTGGACTTCAAACGTGTTTTGTGGGACAGAGGGGACACAGTCAGGCCCTGCTCTTGTCAGCCCAGCCGAGCAAGCAGAGGGGCTGGGAGGTTGAGAGTAGCTCCGGCAAGAGGGAGAGCTGGAATTCTGCCCCTAGGGCCCTGGGCCTTTCCCAAGGAGTTAACCTCCGGGCTTGCCTTTGAGGACGGTCCTAGCCCTTATCCCCTTGTTTCCCCATGCCCCATATCCATTCCTGGTGGGTTAGAGGAGGGAGCAGGATGAGGCAATGCCAAGATGCCAGAAGGAACCGCAAGGAGTACAGGTTATTGCAAGTGCCTGAAACCCCCATGGAAAACACCACCTTCCTCTAGAACCAGgtcccttcctcccacccacctccaTCCAAAGGCTGGACCCAGACCTGTGTGTCCTGAGAAAAGCAACAGCACTGCCTATAATAGAGAGGGTCCTGAGCATGAGCTGTGTGCCAGGCTGGAACCTTAGTTCTCACGTCACCCTGAAGGAGAGTACTGAGGGCacgccctttttttttcttctttttttttttttttttgagacggagtcttgctttgttgcccaggctggagtacagtggcgcaatctcggctcactgcaacctctgcctcctgggttcatgcgattcttctgcctcagcctcctgagtagctgggattataggcttgtgccaccatgcccggctaatttttttttgtatttttagtaaagacaggatttcaccatgttggtcaggctggtctcaaactcctgacctgatgatccacccaccttggcctcccaaagtgctgggattacaggcgtgaggaaGCACGCCCAGCCGGGCacgcccattttgcagatggggaaagtGAGACTCAGAGCTGTGGACAAACATTCTTTAGATGTCACTCACTGGCACCACTGGTAACTCcagcagagggaggcaggggcCCCATCCCAGGCTGAATGGATTCTGACCCTGGCTCCCGATTCCTGTCCCTGCAGGGACTGGTACATGAATGGGAACTACCTGGTGATCCTTGTTTCTGTCAtcatcattctgcccctggcacTGATGCGGCAGCTTGGTGAGTGTGGAAGGGTCAGAGCCTTGGAAGGGATGTCGGAGGCGTATACCATGGGAGGGGCCCCAGGTCTCAGAGTGCCCCCTCCACTTTGCAGGCTACCTGGGCTACTCCAGCGGCTTCTCTCTTAGCTGCATGATGTTCTTCCTAATTGCAGTGAGTCATCTTCCATGTTGGCCGAGAAAGCGGGCAGCGGGTCTCCCGGGGGAGTTCCCTGTCATCAGGAGGGGGCACGTGTCTCTGGGAAGCCTGGGCCAGAAGGCAGCTCTGCCAGTCCTGATCTAGATGTGGCTTCATGGTAACTTCCCAGGCAGCTCAGCCTGGCTCTGACACCCTCATCTCTCCCCACTCCAGGTCATCTACAAAAAGTTCCACGTGCCCTGCCCACTGCCCCCCAACTTCAACAACACCACAGGCAACTTCAGCCACATGGAGGTCGTGAAGGAGAAGGTGCAGCTGCAAATCGAGCCTGAGGCTGCAGCCTTTTGCACTCCCAGTTACTTCACGCTCAACTCACAGGTTCTGACAGGTCAGGGTGGGGCGGGGGCCCAGTGAGAGTGGGGGACTGCCTTGACAGCCTCATGCTTCCCCAGACAGCATACACCATCCCCATCATGGCCTTCGCCTTCGTCTGCCACCCCGAGGTGCTGCCCATCTATACCGAGCTCAAGGAGTAGGTATCTGTGGCTGGCAGCGGTGGGGGGGCTGCCCTGAGCTGGTTTGGGGAGAATGGATGTGGTCCTGAATGTGGAGAGGGGAGTGACAGGAGCCAAGTCACTTTATCTAAGATCTCCGGGGCAGCCATGAGAGGCGATTATGAGCAAGAAGGAGACTCCCTCAGCTGCTGAATGGTGAAAGTGTGGTGCCAGAGAGGGCTTGGGGCACATGGGGGTCTCCCAATGTTACCCAGCTTGTCACCAACACCCGTCCCCCACTTCCCCACAGCCCCTCCAAGAAGAAGATGCAGCACATCTCCAACCTGTCCATCACCGTCATGTACATCATGTACTTCCTGGCTGCCCTCTTTGGCTACCTCACCTTCTATGGTATGGTGGCACTGGTGGGCAGAGGCCTAGGCCAGGCTGGGGGGAAGGGGCTGGTTGTGGCCATGGTGCCCTCCATACCGAGGCATGTGGTGCCTGGCTGTTCCTTGCTGCTGTGGAGGTGAGTCTGCATGCCAATCCCCACAGTGTTGGGGTCCCCCAGGCAGCTCAGATCCCACCTCCTTCCCGGGGCCACCTGCTGACCACCCTCCCTGCCTGCCACAGATGGGGTGGAGTCAGAGCTGCTGCACACCTACAGCAAAGTGGACCCATTTGACGTGCTGATCCTGTGTGTGCGTGTAGCCGTGCTGACAGCAGTCACGCTCACAGTGCCCATCGTTCTGTTCCCGGTGAGCTGGTGGGCAGGTGGCCAGACCAGTGGCGGGAGGGGCTGATGGGGCCAACAGGCTGATTATTCTTCCCACCTGTCCCCCAGGTGCGCCGTGCCATCCAGCAGATGCTGTTTCCGAACCAGGAGTTCAGCTGGCTGCGGCATGTGCTTATTGCTGTTGGCCTGCTCACTTGTATCAACCTGCTGGTCATCTTTGCCCCCAACATCCTGGGCATCTTTGGGGTCATCGGTGAGGGTCTGGCCCTGCTGTGGAAGCAGGGTATTGCCCCAGAGGAATTCACCTCTGCAAATCCTGGCAGATTCCTGAGCTTACACCCTACATTAAGTGGAGTGGCCATGTGCACAGTTTGGCCTCCCATCTGAGCTTTTGTCCATAGGCTATTCTAATCCCTTTTCGGGGCTCAGAGTCACTGAGTCAGTCCCCCATGCTGGAGGACAGGGGTGGACCCCAGGGATCAGAGGCCTCCTCAAAGGATCTCACTGGGTCTTGTCCACATTTCACATGTGAGGAAACTAAAGTTCAGAGTGATTAAAGGAGCAGCGGGGCCACACAGCTGGTGAATAGGAGCCTTGGGCTTGATTCAGCCCCAGGATCACTGCACTCCAAGTTTGGCGCTCCATCCACTGCCACATTCCAGATGGGGCTCTCAGCTGGTAGAGCAGACAATTCTGAAATATCTTTGGGGTGACCCAACTCAGAGGACTAATAAACTCTGCCAGGACTGACAGACAGACCTGGGGGCTGAGTATCATGGATATCATTGACAGCACTCTTCGTTCTCTATGTCCGAAATCTAACTCGAAATGAATTAAGCAGAAAGGAATTCACTGGCTCAAATAACAGAGAAGCCTTCAAGTATAGCTGTAGCCTGGAGCCCAATACCCTTAAGCCCtcgtctctctccatctcttgactTGCCTTTCCTCATTGCTAGCTTCATTGGCTGACATTCTCCTGATACCGACATCACCAGCCTTCTATCCTCACGGATAGAGAACAAGGGGGAAAGGCTGATGGGCTAGAATCAGGCAGCGCTCTCCAGTGGTCTCAACGTGAAACTCCCTCAATAAGGAGTGTTTGATCTCATTGAAAAGTCCACCCCCGAATCTTAGTCAGTAGGAGGATATGAGCCAGCAGTGGCCATGTCTTGTTCTTTGCAGGTGCCACATCTGCCCCATGCCTCATCTTCATCTTCCCTGCCATCTTCTACTTCCGAATCATGCCCACGGAGAAGGAGCCTGCGAGATCCACCCCCAAAATCCTGGTGCGAGGGGCCTGGAGGCCGGTGGGCTGGTATGGGGCTAAGGGAACTGCCCTGACCTTGGACCTGACCCTGACTTCTGATCTCACAGGCCCTATGTTTTGCTGTGCTTGGCTTCTTGCTGATGACCATGAGCTTGAGCTTCATCATCATTGACTGGGCCTCAGGGACCAGCCGGCACGGAGGAAACCACTAGGGTGACCCTCATGCTGTTCTGTCTACTCACCCTAGCAGCCCTGCCCAGACTCTTCAGCCCCTGCTCCCATCCAGTGGCCAGTCGGGGGAGGAGAAAGACGTGATTAACACTGTGGCATTCAGCCAGGCCCCATGTCCTCTCTGGAAAGTTTTTGTTCAAGAGCCAGGACCAAGGCCCTTGGGCCACTATCCTGCTAGGCTCCAGAGCAGCAGGGGCTTCTTGAACTGGGAGCAGGGTGGGGCTGTCGCCTTAGATCCCACCCAAGCCCCTCATTCCCTCCTTGCACAGATGCGTACACTAGggcccagcagctgcctcctgagGAGATACAGCCTGTAGAAACATACAGAGCTGGAATCGGCCTAGAGCCATTCCCCTACCCTGCTGCTAGGCCGCGGTCTGTGCCCTGGGGCCTCATCTCCCCAGCCCACttgtttttcccccttttattCCCTAGGCCCTTTTCAGACACTTGGGCCCTTGGATACTCTTCTCCCACCCCCCTTCACAGGATGGCACCCTCCCATACCCCATAGCTGGGACCAGCAGGTTCTGCTGAGGGTAGGGCTGGTGTAGCTATCCCCAAGAGACCCCTGCCCTGTCCCTTCACCAGTCCTGGGGAGGCTGGGACTCCCCCTGCCACAAGCCTGGGCCACAGCTCACATTCCACTGCTGGGAGAAGAGACAGGCCGAGGCCCAGAGTGGCCTGCCCCCGGGAGCCAAAGACCCCAGTGGCCACACTGGGACAGGGTGGGGAGGCTGGCAGCcctcttttataaatattatacataagACCAGCTGTGTTTTCTATTCTTGGTCTCCATGGTCCCTGGATTCCTGGAAAGTGAGGTAGGGGCCAGAACATGGATGGTGATGGAGGGCTCCCGTCTCTTTGTCTGGGATGAGGGTGGGGACAGGGCAagtcccccacccccccaccccctgccgcCCAAACTAACCAGTGGCACACTCAGACCCAGCTctgggcctgggccaggctcagcACAGACCTGCTTTCTCACggggtgaggtggggaggaaTTAATGAGGCCCCAGGAAGTGGGACAGAGAGAGGCCTCTGGAAGGAGGCAACGTGAGGTGCATCCCCAGCAGCTTCAGGGAAGGTCTGAGCTGGGGGCAGCTGAGCCCTGAGGGAGCCCCAGGAAgggcccccttccctcccctagCTCACAGGCTGCCATGTCAACTCTCTGTCAATGCCCTGAGTCTGGGGACAAAAGTCCAGGAATCCTGTGCCCTGTTGGGCTGATCTTTTTATTAACAGTAAAATCCACTGTGAATAAAGTAGGTTAGTAGTCCCTGTGTGGGGGGACCCAAATGGCAAAGGGAGGCGGGAGTCCAAGGTAGGGCAGGGGCTGCAAGGAAGCAGGACAGCCCCAGGTGTCCTGGCCCCGGTGGGACTGGGAAGCTGCCCACTGCCTTGAGCAGGTCTGAACCAGCTGAGACCCAGTGGGATAGAGCTGCCCAGACCTTGGCACCAAACCCTCATTAAGAGAGACCCTGCACCAGGCTAGGCCGCCGGGGAAAGGGCAGCAGGAAAGATCCAGTTTGAATTTGCAAGGCAGCTGCCAGCTCGGGAAAATCCTGAAGAAAGAACTTCCTCAAGCCGATGGCTGCTAGGCCCACAGCAGTGCCAGCTCAGCAGAGGGGAGCTTCCTGAGTCCTGTTCCCATCAGGCCCAGGCATCTGACTCCAAGCTGGGGACTCACCCAGCAGCCCTGTGGCCCCAGGAAAGAGCTGGACACTGGCCTAGAGGTGGATGCAGCACAGGGTGTtctgatgagaggggctgccctCTAGAGGTCTCGATGGGGCCATAACCCTGCCTGGAACCCTCGGTTCCTGGGCAGTGGGGGGCAATGAAGGGCAAGTCCATCCCGCAGGCAGACCTGGGGGTCTTTTCTTGTACTCCCTCCATCCAAAGAAGGCTGCAGGTCAGAGCAGCAGCAGGACACCACGTCTGGCTCAGGCCCTGCAGACCAGGGGAATGTGCTAAAGGCAGCACCCTctgcgcacacacatacacacaactggTGTGGGGAAGGACCCTGGGCCCTGGCCCAAGAGGCCATCTCTGCTTGCCCAGTCAGGCCTCCTCCAGCCTGACCATGGGCAGCAGGCTCCAGCAAGGAGGAGGCAGGTAACGTGGCCACTACACTAGATTCAAGAGCCAAGTGTCCACATGACCGTTTGAAAATGAGtatcgccaggcgtggtggttcacgcctgtaatcccagcactttgggaggccgagacgggtggatcacgaagtcaggaaatcaagaccatcctggctaacacggtgaaaccccgtctctattaaaaataaaaaaatggccgggcgcggtggctcaagcctgtaatcccagcactttgggaggccgagacgggtggatcacgaggtcaggagatcgagaccatcctggataacacggtgaaaccccgtctctactaagaaatacaaaaaactaaccgggcgaggtggcgggcgcctgtagtcccagcta encodes:
- the LOC105480472 gene encoding sodium-coupled neutral amino acid transporter 3 — its product is MEVPLQTEMVELVPNGKHSEGLLPVITPMAGNQRVEDPTRSCIEGKSFLQKSPSKEPHFTDFEGKTSFGMSVFNLSNAIMGSGILGLAYAMANTGIILFLFLLTAVALLSSYSIHLLLKSSGVVGIRAYEQLGYRAFGTPGKLAAALAITLQNIGAMSSYLYIIKSELPLVIQTFLNLEEKTSDWYMNGNYLVILVSVIIILPLALMRQLGYLGYSSGFSLSCMMFFLIAVIYKKFHVPCPLPPNFNNTTGNFSHMEVVKEKVQLQIEPEAAAFCTPSYFTLNSQTAYTIPIMAFAFVCHPEVLPIYTELKDPSKKKMQHISNLSITVMYIMYFLAALFGYLTFYDGVESELLHTYSKVDPFDVLILCVRVAVLTAVTLTVPIVLFPVRRAIQQMLFPNQEFSWLRHVLIAVGLLTCINLLVIFAPNILGIFGVIGATSAPCLIFIFPAIFYFRIMPTEKEPARSTPKILALCFAVLGFLLMTMSLSFIIIDWASGTSRHGGNH